One genomic window of Halogeometricum sp. S3BR5-2 includes the following:
- a CDS encoding NAD-dependent epimerase/dehydratase family protein, translating to MHVLIVGGTGLISTGITRQLVASGHDVTTVTRGETDAEVPDEVREIHADRTDYDAFERTMRGLDPAPDAVIDMVCFSEADAESAVRAFEGRTDRFVFCSTIDVYHRPPPSNPVDETAPRNPPVSDYAAGKIAAEDVFFAADGDAFDAVVVRPWSTYGEGGTLLHTFGTDTSYVSRIREGRPVVVHGDGTSLWGPCHRDDVARAFVGAVEADAEAVAGEPYNVTSEETMTWNQYHRRVAEALDAPDPDLVHVPTDVLRAVAPDRTEMLRDHFQYSTVFDNAKAKRDLGFEYTVDFVAGARRTVEWLDERDAVDSPDERAFEDRLAAAWRESTDEFVASFGAEGV from the coding sequence ATGCACGTGCTCATCGTCGGCGGCACCGGTCTCATCAGCACGGGAATCACTCGACAACTCGTCGCCTCGGGTCACGACGTGACGACGGTCACGCGCGGCGAGACGGACGCCGAGGTTCCCGATGAGGTTCGCGAAATCCACGCGGACCGCACCGACTACGACGCGTTCGAGCGGACGATGCGCGGACTTGACCCCGCGCCCGACGCGGTCATCGACATGGTCTGCTTCTCGGAGGCCGACGCCGAGAGCGCCGTCCGCGCGTTCGAGGGACGAACCGACCGCTTCGTCTTCTGCTCGACCATCGACGTCTACCACCGGCCGCCGCCGTCGAATCCCGTCGACGAGACGGCGCCGCGGAACCCGCCCGTCAGCGACTACGCCGCGGGGAAGATAGCCGCCGAGGACGTGTTCTTCGCGGCCGACGGCGACGCCTTCGACGCCGTCGTCGTCCGCCCGTGGAGCACCTACGGCGAGGGGGGCACGCTCCTGCACACGTTCGGGACCGACACCTCCTATGTCTCCAGAATCCGCGAGGGGCGACCGGTCGTCGTCCACGGCGACGGCACGTCGCTGTGGGGGCCGTGTCACCGCGACGACGTGGCCCGCGCGTTCGTCGGGGCCGTCGAGGCCGACGCCGAGGCGGTGGCCGGCGAGCCGTACAACGTCACCAGCGAGGAGACGATGACGTGGAACCAGTACCACCGGCGCGTGGCCGAGGCCCTCGACGCGCCCGACCCGGACCTCGTCCACGTCCCGACGGACGTGCTCCGCGCCGTCGCGCCCGACCGGACGGAGATGCTCCGCGACCACTTCCAGTACAGCACCGTCTTCGACAACGCGAAGGCGAAACGGGACCTCGGATTCGAGTACACCGTCGACTTCGTCGCGGGGGCGCGGCGGACCGTCGAGTGGTTGGACGAACGCGACGCCGTCGACTCACCGGACGAACGGGCGTTCGAGGACCGACTCGCGGCGGCGTGGCGCGAGTCGACCGACGAGTTCGTCGCGTCGTTCGGCGCCGAAGGGGTCTGA
- a CDS encoding helix-hairpin-helix domain-containing protein codes for MGDDDEAESGMYAVTKSGLTVGCGNFKAIDGGVLLFEDVKRNRVSGFVPSAELKYVLPADATTRAGENVWDAGAADDPGAQGKSASSSPKSSDGGGFRSELTVLGGLGETYAERLHEEGVDSLSAMRRADAARVAAAAGVSESRAERWIDAANERDEGASTERRSDAEATVEAAADDEAGDA; via the coding sequence ATGGGAGACGACGACGAGGCCGAATCCGGGATGTACGCCGTCACGAAATCCGGGCTGACGGTCGGATGCGGGAACTTCAAAGCGATAGACGGGGGCGTCCTCCTCTTCGAGGACGTGAAGCGAAACCGCGTCTCGGGGTTCGTCCCGTCGGCGGAACTGAAGTACGTTCTTCCCGCCGACGCGACGACGCGGGCGGGCGAGAACGTCTGGGACGCCGGCGCGGCGGACGACCCGGGAGCGCAGGGGAAGTCGGCGTCCTCGTCTCCGAAGTCGAGCGACGGAGGCGGCTTCCGCAGCGAACTGACCGTGCTCGGCGGCCTCGGCGAGACGTACGCGGAGCGACTCCACGAGGAGGGCGTCGACTCGCTGTCGGCGATGCGCCGCGCCGACGCCGCGCGCGTGGCGGCCGCGGCGGGCGTCTCCGAGAGCAGGGCGGAACGCTGGATAGACGCCGCGAACGAACGGGATGAAGGTGCCTCGACGGAGAGACGGAGCGACGCGGAGGCGACGGTGGAGGCGGCGGCGGACGACGAGGCCGGCGACGCCTGA
- a CDS encoding pyridoxamine 5'-phosphate oxidase family protein: MTDGVPDEVESLLTSEPLMAHLATCRDGRPHVAPVWYRYEDGVVELVTTGTKLRNLRENPYVSLSVQKDEGGNARWAVTLLGTAEIVEDESETREATRKINRKYGAAEDAYSENVLVRVDVGTATHSTYD; encoded by the coding sequence ATGACCGACGGCGTACCCGACGAGGTGGAGTCGCTGCTGACGAGCGAACCGCTGATGGCGCACCTGGCGACGTGCCGCGACGGCCGACCCCACGTCGCGCCCGTCTGGTACCGCTACGAGGACGGCGTCGTCGAACTCGTCACCACGGGGACGAAACTGCGGAACCTGCGCGAGAACCCCTACGTCTCGCTGTCGGTGCAGAAGGACGAGGGCGGGAACGCGCGGTGGGCGGTGACGCTCCTCGGGACGGCCGAGATAGTCGAGGACGAGAGCGAGACGCGCGAGGCGACCCGGAAGATAAACCGGAAGTACGGCGCCGCTGAGGACGCCTACTCGGAGAACGTCCTCGTCCGCGTCGACGTCGGCACGGCGACGCACAGTAC